A window of the Nibribacter ruber genome harbors these coding sequences:
- a CDS encoding helix-turn-helix domain-containing protein — MGVTITKFAPAETLQDVVNHYWVGSCTETGRAEHQKVFPSGFLEVVLPLSAGEKDASVTGQVGFWTVSHALPAPESREWFGICFHPEALPGLFGLSTSGFLNCASCQTELDASFSAFCQQICQASTHPERVSMADKYLQSLRQAGPSQARPSYVEAAAKLIRLQKCHVSVEGLSQNLCIGVRQLERAFKKNLGLSPKTYMRLSRLSSVLQLLSQNPNLPLAQLSYLGGYSDQAHFNREFKQMTGIVPTKYLAQPQEFLTF; from the coding sequence GTAGTGAATCATTACTGGGTGGGTAGCTGCACAGAAACGGGCCGTGCTGAGCATCAGAAAGTGTTTCCGTCTGGGTTTCTGGAAGTGGTCTTGCCTTTGAGCGCCGGTGAGAAAGACGCCAGCGTAACCGGCCAAGTAGGCTTTTGGACCGTTTCTCATGCCCTACCCGCCCCTGAGAGCCGGGAATGGTTTGGCATCTGCTTCCACCCCGAGGCGCTGCCCGGGCTGTTCGGCCTTTCTACGTCGGGTTTCCTGAACTGCGCCTCCTGCCAGACAGAACTGGACGCTTCCTTCTCTGCCTTCTGCCAACAGATTTGCCAGGCGTCTACCCACCCGGAGCGCGTTAGCATGGCAGACAAATATCTGCAGTCTTTGCGGCAGGCGGGCCCTTCTCAAGCAAGACCGTCTTACGTAGAAGCCGCCGCCAAACTGATCAGGCTCCAGAAATGCCACGTGAGCGTAGAGGGCCTGAGCCAGAACCTGTGCATTGGGGTAAGGCAGTTGGAACGGGCCTTCAAGAAAAACCTGGGCCTGAGCCCCAAAACCTACATGCGGCTCAGCCGGCTCAGCTCTGTGCTGCAGCTGCTCTCGCAGAACCCCAACCTGCCCCTGGCCCAGCTCTCTTACCTGGGTGGCTATTCAGACCAGGCCCATTTCAACCGCGAATTCAAACAGATGACCGGCATTGTACCCACCAAATACCTGGCCCAGCCACAGGAGTTTCTCACCTTTTAG